The genomic stretch TCCAGCTGACCGAGCTGCGAGTCGAGCGTGTTCAAGGCCCGCTGGATGTCCGCGCTGGCCTGTTGCAGCGCGGCGAAATTGACGACCAGCACACCGTTCTCCATCGGAAGTCTTCCCCCTGGGGTCGTGGCCTAGAGCGGCAGCTGGATGCCGCCGCGGTTGGTGGCGGACACTCGGCTGGCCGCCTCGGTGTCCGACGCGTCGTACTTCGTGCCGGCGGTGCGGATCGCGCCCGCGGTCTCCCGGAGGGCCCGCTGCAGGTTCGCCTGATCCTGCGCCCACTGTTGCTTGACCTGCTCGAACGACCGGCCACCCGCCCCGCGCCAGGCCTGCTGGAGGATCGCCAGCTGGGCCATCAGTCCACTGAGCATCGACTGCAACGACTGGTCCGTCTGCTCGAACTTCGCCGCGGTCTGTTGCATCACCGCGGCCTCTGCCTGGGTCTGGGAGGACACCCCGACGTCACCTCGTCTCTCGATCGTGGCTGGCCCTACGGTGGACGCCACCACCCGCGTCGCTGGAGGGTGTGCGCGAAGCGGGACGGGCCAACGAGAACTCGTCGCTGACAGTAGCGATACCGTCGCGTTTCTGCTACCCCGGCTTGCTCCCCTGTGGACAACGCGGCAGCAGGCGGGCCCCTACGATGGACGTCGATGACGTCGCGGGGTGTGATCACCGAAGAGGCCACGGTGCCGACCACCGGCACCCTCCTACGCCGCCCCGCCGACGCCTCCGGCCCCGACCGCCGGGTCGACGGCCGGCACGGACCACAGTGGAGGCGGAACCTTCGGCACGCGTACCGGCCGGCGGTCGGTCAGATCGTCACCACGCAGGTGGCGGCGGCGGTGCTCGTCGCCGCGCCGGGCCGGGACGCCCTGCCGACGGCGGCCGCGGTCCTGACGGCCGGTGCCCTGCTGGTCGGCGCCTGGGGGCGGGTACGTCGACGGTGGCTACACGAATGGCTGCGGATCGGGGCGGGCTATCTGGCCCGCCGGCGCCGGGTGAACCGCCCGACGGCCCTGCTCGACCTGGTGGCCCCGGAGTCCGTCGTCCGGCCCGCCGAGCTGGCCGGGTCCGCGGCCGCCGCCCTGGACGACCCGGACGGCCTGGTGGCTCTGCTCGACATCGGCGATCCCGCCGACCTGCTCGGTGCCGGCGCCCGGTCGTTGCCGCTGCCCACCGCGCTGCTGCCGGCCCGGACCGCCGAGGCACCGCCGGTACGTGTGCAACTGCTGCTCACCGTGACGGCGGCACCGGCGGTCGCGGCAGGTGGCGGGCCGGTGGCCACCTCGTACCGGCAGCTCACCGACGGGCGACTGGCCGGTGGGGAGCGCGCGGTGCTGGCCGTACGGGTGACACGGGTGGCGGGCTGGCCCGAGGAGGTGCTCCGGCGGGCGCTCGCCGGCACCGTACGCCGGATCATGCGGCGGCTGCGACCACTGCCCGTGCGTCCGCTCGGCACGCAGGCGACGCTGCGGGTGCTCGCCGAACTCGCGCACCACGACGGCCGCCCGCCCCGGGAGACCTGGCAGGGCGTCCGGTGCGGCGGGCTGTTGCAGAGCACCTTCGGGCTGCGGCGCTGGCCCACCGAGCCGCTGCACCGGTTGGTGCCCCGGCTGGCCAACCTGCCGGTGACAGCCACCACGGTGTCGCTGCACGCCGACACCGAGGCACCGGACCGGACCGAGCTGACCGTACGCCTGAGCGCGGCGACCCCGGCCGAGCTGGCCGCCGCCGGCCGGACGCTGAAGCAGGTCGTGGCGACCGCCGGTGGCGTGCTCGTCCGGCACGACGGCGCCCACCTGCACGGCTTCGCCGGCACGCTTCCGCTGGCGCGACCGGCTCGGCCGGTGACGCGTCGCCGAGCCCCGTCGACGCCC from Micromonospora craniellae encodes the following:
- a CDS encoding WXG100 family type VII secretion target, whose protein sequence is MSSQTQAEAAVMQQTAAKFEQTDQSLQSMLSGLMAQLAILQQAWRGAGGRSFEQVKQQWAQDQANLQRALRETAGAIRTAGTKYDASDTEAASRVSATNRGGIQLPL
- the eccE gene encoding type VII secretion protein EccE, whose amino-acid sequence is MTSRGVITEEATVPTTGTLLRRPADASGPDRRVDGRHGPQWRRNLRHAYRPAVGQIVTTQVAAAVLVAAPGRDALPTAAAVLTAGALLVGAWGRVRRRWLHEWLRIGAGYLARRRRVNRPTALLDLVAPESVVRPAELAGSAAAALDDPDGLVALLDIGDPADLLGAGARSLPLPTALLPARTAEAPPVRVQLLLTVTAAPAVAAGGGPVATSYRQLTDGRLAGGERAVLAVRVTRVAGWPEEVLRRALAGTVRRIMRRLRPLPVRPLGTQATLRVLAELAHHDGRPPRETWQGVRCGGLLQSTFGLRRWPTEPLHRLVPRLANLPVTATTVSLHADTEAPDRTELTVRLSAATPAELAAAGRTLKQVVATAGGVLVRHDGAHLHGFAGTLPLARPARPVTRRRAPSTPGSDDTESTLPYGSAGLMLGTNRHGEPVTVRLFRPESTRVMLVGGVPTAQLVAVRAMALGARVVVQTTRPHAWEPFVRGVGVPGRAIPLVPPDRPAESPPATPLAPVLVVRDAPPPPPGPRPGAAWQTTLQVRDELTPADADALARADLAVLSPLSRAESAVAGGALGLGAAAPWLARIRPDMVAVVNRRALRWALLAVTPIEAQLIEAPVRTRQS